Within Schaalia sp. HMT-172, the genomic segment CTACGGCATGAAGAAGCCCGACCCCTCCCCCACCTGGTTCGGCTTCCACGAAATCTTCCACGCCTTCACCGTGGCCGCGTGGGCCTGCCACTGCGTCGCCGTCTACCTGGCGGTCCTGGGCGGCTGACGCGCCACCGGCGCGGTCATGACCGTATCGGCGCGCGCAATGTTGCTACACTCGACACCGTGCGCGCCGACACTCCCGTGTCGGCGCTCAATGGACTGACACACGTCAATGGAGGAACCATGGCCGACACTCAGTGGCTCACGCAGGCACAATACGACCTGCTCGCAAACGAGCTCAAGGAACGCGTCGAGGTCAAGCGCGTCGAAATCGCCCGACTCATCGACGCCGCCCGCCAGGAGGGCGACCTGCGCGAGAACGGCGGCTACCACGCCGCCCGCAACGAGCAGTCGATGAACGAGACGCGCATCCAGGCCCTCCAGGACATGCTCGAACACGCCGAGGTCGGGGAGACCCCCGCTGACGACGGCATCGTCGAGCCCGGCATGGTCGTCACCGCCCTGGTGGCCGGCCGCGAGCAGACATTCCTCCTGGGGTCGCGCGACGCCGGCGGCGACCTGGGCATCCAGGTCTTCTCCGCCCAAGCCCCCCTGGGCGCCGCCGTCATCGGCCACAAGGCCGGCGACAAGCTCTCCTTCGAGGCCCCCACCGGCCGCATGATCGACGTCGAAATCCTCGACGCCAAGCCCTTCGAGGGCTGAGCCGAGGCGCGGGCGCAGCGCGGGCTACCGCGCGCCCCACAGACGCGAAGCGGGTCCCACCGACTGGTGGGACCCGCTCACGCGTGCGCGCCAGGGCGGCTCAGGCCTCCACGTGCGGAGTCGGAGGCTCCCCCGGCTTCTCCTTCTCAGGCAGCGGGGCCTGGGCGGTCGGCGCGGCCTTGTCCGCCTCCACGTGAAGCTCGACGTGAGCGTCCACCGACGCCACGGCCTCGTCCCCCTCAGATTCCGG encodes:
- the greA gene encoding transcription elongation factor GreA, with the protein product MADTQWLTQAQYDLLANELKERVEVKRVEIARLIDAARQEGDLRENGGYHAARNEQSMNETRIQALQDMLEHAEVGETPADDGIVEPGMVVTALVAGREQTFLLGSRDAGGDLGIQVFSAQAPLGAAVIGHKAGDKLSFEAPTGRMIDVEILDAKPFEG